A window from Pseudoliparis swirei isolate HS2019 ecotype Mariana Trench chromosome 17, NWPU_hadal_v1, whole genome shotgun sequence encodes these proteins:
- the LOC130206896 gene encoding TBC1 domain family member 12-like isoform X2, whose amino-acid sequence MEYDEMVAGAKRREIKEAQRKKRQMKERHRQEDIISNAMVVWNNEILPHWDTVKGTRRVRELWWQGLPPSVRGRVWSLAIGNELNITPELYEIFLSRAKEKWRSYSETSSVNDSESDGGASLADRESSLDLIKLDISRTFPSLFIFQKGGPYHDLLHSVLGAYTCYRPDIGYVQGMSFIAAVLILNLEEAEAFITFANLLNKPCQMAFFRVDHELMLKYFAAFEVFFEENLPRLFSHFQTNNLTPDLYLIDWIFTLYSKSLPLDVACRVWDVFCRDGEESLFRTGLGILRLFEEVLLQMDFIHIAQFLTRLPEDLQAHTLFTAMTNTHMMSRSRRWAQVFSALMKDVNKEMDKNSSPSLRS is encoded by the exons ATGGAGTACGACGAGATGGTCGCAGGAGCCAAGCGgagag agatTAAGGAAGCCCAGAGGAAGAAGCGTCAGATGAAGGAGAggcacagacaggaggacatcaTCTCAAACGCCATGGTTGTCTGGAACAACGAGATTCTGCCGCACTGGGACACTGT GAAGGGAACGAGGCGGGTGAGAGAGCTCTGGTGGCAGGGACTTCCTCCCAGTGTCAGAGGACGAGTGTGGAGCCTCGCCATTGGCAACGAGCTCAACATTACACCAG AGCTGTATGAGATCTTCCTGTCCAGAGCCAAAGAGAAGTGGAGGAGTTACAGCGAAACCAGTTCAGTCAACGACAGTGAGAGTG ACGGAGGGGCGTCTCTGGCCGACAGAGAGTCCAGTCTGGACCTCATCAAACTGGACATTTCCAGaaccttcccctctctcttcatTTTTCAAAAG GGTGGTCCCTACCATGACCTCCTCCACAGTGTACTGGGGGCTTACACCTGTTACAGACCTGACATTGGCTAT GTCCAGGGAATGTCCTTTATTGCTGCCGTGCTGATCCTCAACCTGGAGGAGGCGGAAGCCTTCATCACCTTCGCCAACCTGCTCAATAAACCCTGTCAGATGGCCTTCTTCAGAGTGGACCACGAACTG ATGTTGAAGTATTTTGCAGCCTTTGAGGTTTTCTTTGAGGAGAATCTTCCTCGTCTCTTCAGCCACTTCCAAACCAACAACCTGACCCCCGACCTCTATTTGATCGACTG gATCTTCACTCTGTACAGTAAGTCCCTCCCACTGGACGTAGCGTGCCGGGTGTGGGACGTCTTCTGTCGGGACGGGGAGGAGAGCTTGTTTCGGACGGGGCTCGGTATCCTGCGACTGTTCGAGGAAGTCCTGCTCCAGATGGACTTCATTCACATCGCCCAGTTCCTGACCCGCCTGCCCGAGGACCTGCAGGCGCACACACTCTTCACCGCcatgaccaacacacacatgatgaGCAGGAGCCGGCGCTGGGCTCAG GTGTTTTCTGCACTGATGAAGGATGTAAATAAAGAGATGGACAAAAACTCCAGCCCGTCTCTGAGAAGCTAA
- the LOC130206905 gene encoding cadherin-related family member 1-like yields MLRVVPQTVLNEAQVTILVEDSAAMDYEKHHFLMYKLLAVEIDTPERFSATADIIIHLLDTNDNAPKFSSDYYIARIPENPPGGSNVVSVTAEDPDSGPWGDVRYSIYRSGADLFLMQPTSGIIYTQPWASLDAEVRSKYNFYVKAEDTEGKYSLAEVFVTVLDLNDHPPAFNDNFLEKTMVIGAPVKIEVFALRQIK; encoded by the exons ATGCTGCGAGTGGTCCCTCAGACTGTACTCAATGAGGCCCAGGTCACAATCTTAGTAGAAGACTCAGCTGCCATGGACTATGAGAAAcaccattttcttatgtacaag CTACTTGCAGTCGAGATCGATACGCCCGAGAGATTCAGTGCCACAGCAGACATTATCATTCATCTCCTGGACACAAACGACAACGCTCCCAAATTCTCCTCAGATTACTACATCGCCAGGATTCCAGAGAATCCACCTGGTGGCTCCAATGTGGTGTCGGTCACG GCAGAAGACCCAGACTCAGGACCTTGGGGTGATGTGAGGTACTCCATCTACAGATCAGGCGCTGACTT GTTCCTGATGCAGCCGACATCTGGGATCATCTACACCCAGCCATGGGCGAGTCTGGACGCGGAGGTGAGGTCCAAGTATAACTTCTATGTAAaggcagaggacacagaggggaAGTACAGCCTGGCGGAGGTCTTTGTGACGGTGTTGGACCTGAATGACCACCCACCTGCGTTCAATGACAACTTCCTGGAGAAGACTATGGTGATTGGAGCACCAGTGAAAATAGAGGTATTTGCGCTACGTCAGATAAAGTGA